The DNA region TGCTTTATGTTTTTCTTTTTCGGACTGCCGACTTTTCGGTGTCTGCCGTCCGCGATATACACAAAGCCGCCGTCTACTCCCACTGCAACATAGCAGGAGCCTTTCTCACGGCCTGCTGTCGCCCATACCAGTGAACCGACCTGTATAACACCCTCTGTCATCACAGTTTGCTGAGTATCACGCAGCCGTCCTGTGTAACAGCGATAGTGTGTTCAAAATGTGCGGACCATTTTCCGTCCAGTGTCTTGACTGTCCAGCCGTCAGGCATTACCTTTATTCCTGCACCGCCCATATTTATCATAGGTTCGATACAGATGACCATGCCTGCCTGAAGCCTTACGCCATGACCTGCTTTACCGTAGTTAGGAACTTCGGGATCTTCGTGAAGATCTCTGCCCAGTCCGTGTCCGCAGTATTCTCTGACGACTGAAAAACCTCTGTCTTCATTGTACTTCTGTATAGCGGCACCGATGTCGCCTATCCTTACTCCGGGCTTCACCATTTTGATGGCCTCATAAAGACTTTGCTCGGTGGAATCAAGAAGTGCCTGTACGTCGTCCGAGATCTTGCCGCAGGCAAATGTCATGCAGGAATCACCATGATATCCGTCCACGAAAGCTCCTGTATCAACAGAAACTATATCGCCTTCCATGATCTTCCTGCCGCCGGGGATACCGTGGATAACTTCGTCATTCACGGATATGCAGGCTGCAGCGGGAAATCCGCCGTAACCCTTAAATCCCGGCTTAGCACCGTGGGAGAGAATGAACTTCTCTACCACTTTGTCCAGTTCATGAGTAGTCATGCCCGGTCTTAGTGCTTCACCTGCTGCCTTTAATGCTCCGGCGGTCAGCTGACCTGCCTTACGCATCTTTTCAATTTCCTTATTGGATTTAATACATATCATTTATATCGCGCTTTCTATTACAATCAACCTTTGAGAACTGCCATAACTGCTGCGGAAGTCTCCTCAACAGTTTCGCGGCCCTTTACAGAGGTCAGCTTACCCTGCTTCTCGTAGTAACCCTTGAGAGGCTCGGTAGTTTTATGATATGTGTCCAGTCTGCTCTTAACAGTCTCGGGCTCGTCGTCCTTACGGATAACGATGGGCTTGCCGCATACATCGCAGATGCCTTCTACCTTGGAGGGTTTGAACTCTACATGGTAGGTAGCGCCGCAGTCGAGGCAAACTCTTCTGCCAGAAAGTCTCTGCTGAATTGTTTCATCAGCAACGTCTATCTCAATGACCTTGTCGATCTGAACGCCCATAGCGTCCAGAGCCTCGGCCTGAGGAACAGATCTGGGGAAGCCGTCGAGAATGAAGCCATTCTGTGCGTCAGGCTCAGCAATTCTGTCCTTGAGGATACCGATAACGATATCATCGGAAACAAGTGCGCCTGCGTCCATAGCTGCCTTCGCCTTCAGACCATACTCTGTGCCTGCCTTAACAGCAGCTCTGAGCATATTGCCTGTGGAAATGGTAGGAATGTTCAGCTCCTTGCAGATGTTCTCTGCCTGAGTGCCTTTGCCGGCACCGGGAGCGCCCAAAAGAATGATATTGTTCATTAGTCTTACCCCTTTCTCGATCGGACTTTATTATTTCAGGAAGCCCGAGTGATGACGCATCATCATCTGAGATTCCATAGTTCTTGCTGTTTCAAGCGCAACGCTTACAACGATGAGTATAGAGGTACCGCCCATTGCGATATTCATCTTTGTGATAACGGTGAATATGATAGGGAA from Ruminococcus albus AD2013 includes:
- a CDS encoding KOW domain-containing RNA-binding protein — translated: MTEGVIQVGSLVWATAGREKGSCYVAVGVDGGFVYIADGRHRKVGSPKKKNIKHISPADAPLYTGDLTDKKLRRLIFRYLTHTDRQQTRP
- the map gene encoding type I methionyl aminopeptidase — translated: MICIKSNKEIEKMRKAGQLTAGALKAAGEALRPGMTTHELDKVVEKFILSHGAKPGFKGYGGFPAAACISVNDEVIHGIPGGRKIMEGDIVSVDTGAFVDGYHGDSCMTFACGKISDDVQALLDSTEQSLYEAIKMVKPGVRIGDIGAAIQKYNEDRGFSVVREYCGHGLGRDLHEDPEVPNYGKAGHGVRLQAGMVICIEPMINMGGAGIKVMPDGWTVKTLDGKWSAHFEHTIAVTQDGCVILSKL
- a CDS encoding adenylate kinase, coding for MNNIILLGAPGAGKGTQAENICKELNIPTISTGNMLRAAVKAGTEYGLKAKAAMDAGALVSDDIVIGILKDRIAEPDAQNGFILDGFPRSVPQAEALDAMGVQIDKVIEIDVADETIQQRLSGRRVCLDCGATYHVEFKPSKVEGICDVCGKPIVIRKDDEPETVKSRLDTYHKTTEPLKGYYEKQGKLTSVKGRETVEETSAAVMAVLKG